The following proteins come from a genomic window of Sorghum bicolor cultivar BTx623 unplaced genomic scaffold, Sorghum_bicolor_NCBIv3 super_199, whole genome shotgun sequence:
- the LOC8155702 gene encoding coatomer subunit beta-2 — translation MEKPCSLLVHFDKGSAAMANEIKADLEGSDGPAKADAMRRAISLLLNGETLPQLFITIVRYVLPSEDHTVQKLLLLYLEIIDRRDPAGRALPEMILICQNLRNNLQSPNEYIRGVTLRFLCRLSEPEVLEPLVPSVLANLEHRHHFIRRHAVSAVSAIYRLPHGDQLIPDAPELVERFLASEQDASARRNAFLMLCACAQDRAVAYLLSNADRVAEWPDLLQMAVVDLIRKVCRSQNRANKGRYITIITSLLSTPSTAVVYECAGALVSLSSAPTAVRAAANTYCQLLSSQSDNNVKLILLDRLNELRISHRDVMVGVVMDVLRALASPNLDVKRKVLDLVLDLLTPRNVEEVVLYLKKEVVKTQAGDLEKGGEYRQMLVQAIHACAVEYPEVAGSVVHLLMDFLGDTNVAAAVDVVLFVREIIETNPKLRVSMIQRLIDTFYQIRASRVCSCALWILGEYSLSLSEVESAIATIKQCLGDLPFYTVSDEGEATDSAKPAQAVVNSVTVSSRRPVVLADGTYATQSAATETISTPSVAPGSLASTLNLRSLILSGDFFLAAVVACTLTKLVLRLEEVQPSKVESNKACTGALLIMTSILQLGQSSYLPHPIDNDSYDRIVLCLRLLCNTGDDVRKIWLQSCRQSFAKMLAEKQFRETEEMKAKAQISHAQPDDLIDFYHLKSRKGMSQLELEDEVHDDLKAATGGFTKDADDANKLNRILQLTGFSDPVYAEAFVTVHHYDIVLDVTVINRTKETLQNLCLELATMGDLKLVDRPQNYTLAPESSRQIRANIKVSSTETGVIFGNIVYETSNVMERSVVVLGLGKHNIICIEDLVHEIMTVGPHFKEANNFLWPFKLKAPLGGLKKKRNHYVEGGDAGNRENYINELIKRMN, via the exons ATGGAGAAGCCATGCTCTCTCCTGGTCCACTTCGACAAGGGCTCCGCCGCGATGGCCAACGAGATCAAGGCGGATCTGGAGGGCAGCGACGGCCCCGCCAAGGCCGACGCCATGCGCCGCGCCATCTCGCTCCTCCTCAACGGCGAGACCCTCCCGCAGCTCTTCATCACCATCGTCCGCTACGTGCTCCCCTCCGAGGACCACACCGTGCAgaagctcctcctcctctaccTCGAGATCATTGACCGCCGGGATCCGGCCGGCCGCGCCCTGCCGGAGATGATCCTCATCTGCCAGAACCTCCGCAACAACCTCCAGAGCCCCAACGAGTACATCCGCGGCGTCACGCTGCGGTTCCTCTGCAGGCTCTCCGAGCCCGAGGTGCTCGAGCCGCTCGTCCCGTCCGTGCTCGCCAACCTCGAGCACAGGCACCACTTCATCAGGAGGCACGCCGTCTCCGCGGTTTCCGCCATCTACCGCCTCCCGCATGGCGACCAGCTCATCCCCGACGCCCCGGAGCTCGTCGAGCGGTTCCTCGCCTCTGAGCAGGACGCGTCCGCGCGGAGGAACGCATTCCTCATGCTCTGCGCCTGCGCACAGGACCGCGCCGTCGCCTACCTGCTCTCCAACGCCGACCGAGTCGCTGAGTGGCCCGATCTGCTGCAGATGGCCGTTGTGGATCTCATCCGCAAGGTCTGCCGATCCCAGAACCGCGCCAACAAGGGAAGgtatatcaccatcattacctcgCTGCTCTCCACGCCCAGCACTGCGGTTGTTTATGAATGTGCTGGCGCCCTGGTGTCACTCTCTTCGGCGCCCACGGCCGTGCGAGCCGCTGCCAACACCTACTGCCAGTTGCTCTCGTCCCAGAGTGACAACAATGTGAAGCTCATTCTCCTGGATCGCCTCAACGAGCTCCGCATCTCGCACCGGGATGTCATGGTGGGGGTGGTGATGGATGTGCTTCGTGCACTGGCCAGCCCCAACTTAGATGTCAAGAGGAAGGTTCTTGATTTAGTGCTTGATCTGCTCACCCCGCGTAATGTCGAGGAGGTGGTGCTTTATCTGAAGAAGGAGGTGGTCAAGACGCAGGCCGGAGACCTCGAGAAGGGTGGCGAGTACCGCCAGATGCTGGTGCAGGCCATCCATGCCTGCGCTGTTGAGTACCCAGAGGTGGCTGGGTCTGTAGTGCACCTCCTCATGGACTTTCTTGGTGACACCAATGTTGCTGCAGCTGTTGATGTTGTGCTGTTTGTCCGTGAGATCATTGAGACCAATCCGAAGCTGCGTGTTTCCATGATCCAAAGGCTGATTGATACATTCTATCAGATTCGGGCATCCCGGGTCTGCTCATGTGCTCTCTGGATCCTTGGGGAGTACTCCCTCTCTCTTTCAGAGGTTGAAAGCGCTATTGCTACCATTAAACAATGTCTTGGGGATCTACCATTTTACACTGTCTCTGATGAAGGGGAGGCAACAGATTCCGCCAAGCCAGCCCAGGCGGTGGTGAACTCTGTCACTGTATCTTCCAGGCGGCCTGTTGTTCTTGCAGATGGTACCTATGCCACACAGAGCGCTGCTACTGAGACCATTTCAACTCCATCAGTTGCTCCTGGGTCATTAGCATCAACCCTGAACCTCAGATCACTCATTCTGTCAGGTGACTTCTTCCTGGCTGCTGTTGTtgcatgtaccctgaccaaGCTTGTGTTGAGGCTGGAAGAAGTGCAGCCATCTAAGGTTGAATCAAACAAGGCTTGCACTGGAGCATTGCTGATCATGACATCGATTCTGCAGCTGGGCCAGTCTTCTTACCTTCCCCACCCGATCGATAATGATTCATATGATAGGATTGTGCTGTGTTTGAGATTGCTTTGCAATACTGGTGATGATGTCAGGAAGATTTGGTTGCAGTCATGCAGACAGAGCTTTGCGAAAATGCTTGCAGAGAAGCAGTTCAGGGAGACAGAGGAGATGAAGGCAAAGGCACAGATCTCTCATGCCCAGCCAGATGATCTTATTGATTTTTACCACCTGAAGAGCAGGAAG GGCATGAGCCAGCTTGAGTTGGAAGATGAGGTGCACGATGATTTGAAGGCTGCAACTGGTGGGTTTACTAAGGATGCAGATGATGCAAACAAGCTCAACCGCATTCTTCAATTGACTGGTTTCAGTGATCCTGTGTATGCTGAAGCATTTGTAACAGTTCACCATTATGACATTGTACTTGATGTTACTGTCATTAACCGTACAAAGGAGACACTTCAGAACTTGTGCTTGGAATTGGCTACAATGGGAGACCTCAAACTTGTTGATCGCCCTCAGAACTACACCTTGGCTCCTGAGTCTAGCAGACAGATCCGTGCTAATATCAAGGTTTCATCAACAGAGACTGGAGTTATATTTGGCAACATAGTTTATGAGACTTCAAATGTGATGGAACGATCAGTGGTTGTCCTA GGCCTTGGGAAGCACAATATCATCTGCATTGAGGACCTTGTGCATGAGATCATGACAGTTGGCCCACACTTCAAGGAGGCCAACAACTTCCTCTGGCCATTTAAGCTGAAGGCGCCCCTGGGTGGCCTCAAGAAGAAGAGGAACCACTATGTGGAGGGTGGTGATGCCGGCAACCGTGAGAACTACATCAATGAGCTCATCAAGAGGATGAACTAG